The following proteins are co-located in the Flammeovirga kamogawensis genome:
- a CDS encoding beta-ketoacyl synthase N-terminal-like domain-containing protein encodes MSKKDKIAVIGMGGLFPGSDSLDTFWNNLLDNKDLVTLSDDETFGQSPERLYHTEKGKLDKCYALRGGYVRDFQFDPSGYKLDANLLTKQDDQFKWSLYVAQQALKDSGYWQNTQGKNCGVIVGNLSFPTRRSRQVLAPIYADMASTVITELTGENIQIPFANTTYEANIHETLLTNSPSALIAQATGLTSTNYSLDAACASSLYAIKLAIDELQLGKADMMLAGAVSGADPLFIQMGFSYFHAYARMNEKSAPLDNTSGGLISSEGAGMVVLKRLSDAQRDGDKILAVVDGVGLSNDGKGKFLLSPNPKGQKLAFERAYEGTNLTPAEIDYLECHATGTPLGDTTEIDSISNFFAQDTVRPPFLGSVKSNMGHLLTAAGMTGMLKVIIAMQKKFIPATIKIEGAVHSTDQKVGKEQIMLENSAWPQKGERPHAGINAFGFGGTNAHMILSAYNAEEKVEKEKISSPKQPMSIVGMDLHFGGCATVEDFYLALYQGEQFFKGLPANRWKGMEELETLKKGLGLEDIKGIQGAWLEEFDLDILRFKIQPKEAERLTLQQTLMLTVADRALHDAGLTGAQGKGANIAVLTAMESELEIHHRMGRWDLIWQVEEALKMAGLEMDVEKKASLSDVLKNTVFEAFEDHSPSEHTGFIGNIISSRVSALWDFTGPSFTISSNENAVYKALDVARNMLALGEVDAVVLGAIDLAGSMEGVLSRHVKNPVNTGDVSLGWNTETNGWNVGEGAGAIVIKRAEDAKEDRVYAQIDDIAIVQSEISSIRGEITAAAVKKGATEILSNNNLDASDIGLLEVSASGIAVEDQAEIEGLTSVYKSENGKLTTALGSSKSTVGHTFSASGIASIIRSALALYHRFIPATPQWTGPKSEDKFTGTSFFVPNVSMPWVVEEGKEDLRAAISGLASDGSSAHVLMSEASHPTVEERSPYLAKGGERLFPVSITSPGAINHQLLAVLTDVETVGFNETSDKLCETFDQAADIKVIFVAKSEDVLLRDVEFFQKHMKEAYKNNVVLQMPSGSYYNPSPLGKNGKVALMYPGSGSAYQGFGASLLQMFPSLYDNIKESVNHPNRAFFTEYLYPRTLKTPSAEEVKLQEQNLGTNALPVMAIGCAFSAAYTHLLQDILKMKPDAMAGYSMGETSGMWYGQQFWDAHLVDEKFLESNIFSEVVGGDMTILSKEWGLDVATAKARWRSRLITTNAKKLGYKTLEEWYREEVEGEYERVYLTFINTDSEIILSGDNDILEEIMQKHGLASVTLTINNVVHHEFIRRVSDEFITMHHLPLQKEVPLTVYSGVTMAPMKIDVDTIAENAKEVCCQEVNLPKLIRKMKEDGHDIFLEVGANSTCSRWIGEILKEEKHTTIATDRKGSDSLKSFTAMIAQLLGEGVALDLSAYITKTSERGIKRKKIYKRLHTGGARFEEFALTEQNKATFQNATNRIGERTPAFAGEEAYDMFAAVEKEQTINKMDKNSTLDTIEKKVSQKIAENGLALYDFDAPDYRASKKDAIWNEQDLLTFATGKIADVFGPEYSIIDTYPCRVMLPMPPYLLVSRVTKLDAKTNEYKPSSLTTEYDIPYNSWFATDGQIPWAVAVESGQCDLLLISYLGIDFQNKGEYKYRLLDCTLTFLDDLPFEGQTLRYDISIDSYVRNGNNLLFFFRYDCYVEDRMVLKMRGGCAGFFNEADLSVGQGVVFKPSEIEERNNRKQQFFEPLLHCNQTTFNQDELLRLTQGDLEGVFGADYNNLGRNGSLRLPPKDILMLDRITELDLKGGSSGIGFIEAEKDLKADDWYFPCHFRDDEVLAGSLQAEGGGQLLRFLMLYMGMQRLTKDARFQPVLDIPQKVRCRKEVNAKEGKLIYRMDVKEVGLVPEPYVVADLEIIYDDLSSVYFENLGLRLQEKDNPQYKKDLANTNHGVYVKPVNKEVLLDEGDITQFALGPVSKCFGDEYKVFDGRSLSRQPNTDLQVISRVLSISNERHDFSNKPTIISEYDVPVDAWYFKQNASPVMPYSVLMEVALQPCGFLGAYLGSTLSVPDKDLFFRNLDGDGEMLVDVDLQGKTITNKVVMTSHTNLAGTVLQRYTFELSVDGTVFYVGQSSFGFFTVADLSSQAGLDSGEKMPTWKDSNEYDKKNSISFNLDSLFGKMKLYKSTNPASPRLHLAEDQLNLLDSATIIKEGGKYGKGYIHATRAINNYDWFFTCHFYQDPVMPGSLGVEAIHQAVQVYALQQGLGNGLANVGFNHLAPNKTVWKYRGQILQGDPTMNLECHIKEVKNENGKVVILVDANLWKGDLRIYELTDLSLVIG; translated from the coding sequence GGTTACTGGCAAAACACACAAGGTAAAAATTGTGGTGTTATTGTGGGTAACTTATCATTCCCAACAAGAAGATCACGCCAAGTATTAGCGCCAATCTATGCAGATATGGCAAGTACTGTGATTACAGAATTAACGGGAGAAAATATTCAAATTCCTTTTGCAAATACAACTTACGAAGCCAACATTCACGAAACGTTATTGACTAATTCTCCTTCAGCATTAATTGCTCAAGCAACAGGATTAACGTCAACAAACTATTCTTTGGATGCTGCATGTGCTTCTAGTTTATATGCAATTAAATTAGCCATTGACGAATTACAATTAGGAAAAGCTGACATGATGTTAGCAGGTGCTGTAAGTGGTGCCGATCCGTTGTTTATTCAGATGGGCTTTTCTTATTTCCACGCTTATGCAAGAATGAATGAAAAGTCAGCACCTTTAGATAATACTTCTGGTGGCTTGATTTCTTCTGAAGGTGCAGGTATGGTGGTGTTAAAACGCTTAAGCGATGCACAACGTGATGGAGATAAGATTTTAGCAGTTGTAGATGGTGTAGGTTTATCAAATGATGGTAAAGGAAAGTTCTTATTAAGTCCAAACCCAAAAGGACAAAAGTTAGCTTTTGAAAGAGCTTACGAAGGAACAAACTTAACACCTGCAGAAATTGATTACCTAGAGTGTCATGCAACAGGTACTCCATTAGGAGATACAACAGAAATTGATTCTATCAGTAATTTCTTTGCTCAAGATACTGTTAGACCTCCTTTCTTAGGGTCGGTGAAATCTAATATGGGACACCTTTTAACAGCTGCCGGAATGACGGGAATGTTAAAGGTGATTATAGCCATGCAAAAGAAGTTTATTCCAGCAACAATTAAGATTGAAGGAGCTGTTCATTCTACAGATCAGAAAGTAGGAAAAGAGCAGATCATGTTGGAAAATTCTGCTTGGCCACAAAAAGGAGAGCGTCCTCATGCAGGAATTAACGCTTTTGGTTTTGGTGGTACAAATGCACACATGATTTTATCTGCTTATAACGCAGAGGAAAAAGTAGAAAAAGAAAAAATTAGTTCGCCTAAACAACCAATGTCTATTGTAGGTATGGATCTTCATTTTGGAGGTTGTGCTACGGTAGAAGATTTCTATTTGGCTTTATACCAAGGAGAACAATTCTTTAAAGGACTTCCGGCTAACCGTTGGAAGGGAATGGAAGAATTGGAAACGTTGAAGAAAGGTTTAGGTTTAGAAGATATAAAAGGTATTCAAGGGGCATGGTTAGAAGAGTTTGATTTAGATATCTTACGCTTTAAAATTCAGCCGAAAGAAGCCGAACGTTTAACGTTACAACAAACGTTGATGCTTACTGTTGCCGATAGAGCATTGCACGATGCAGGTTTAACAGGAGCACAAGGAAAAGGAGCCAACATTGCGGTACTTACTGCTATGGAATCAGAATTAGAAATTCATCACCGTATGGGTAGATGGGATCTTATCTGGCAAGTAGAAGAAGCATTGAAGATGGCAGGTTTAGAAATGGATGTTGAGAAAAAAGCATCACTTTCTGACGTGTTGAAAAACACTGTTTTTGAAGCATTCGAAGATCATTCTCCTTCAGAACATACAGGCTTTATTGGTAATATCATTTCTAGTAGAGTTTCAGCATTGTGGGATTTTACAGGACCATCATTTACAATTTCTTCTAATGAAAATGCAGTATATAAAGCATTGGATGTAGCAAGAAATATGTTAGCACTAGGAGAGGTTGATGCTGTAGTATTGGGTGCTATTGATTTAGCAGGTAGCATGGAAGGTGTATTGAGCCGTCATGTTAAGAACCCAGTAAATACAGGCGATGTTTCTTTAGGATGGAACACTGAAACAAACGGATGGAATGTTGGTGAAGGTGCTGGTGCAATTGTTATTAAAAGAGCAGAAGATGCGAAAGAAGATCGTGTGTATGCACAAATTGATGACATTGCGATTGTTCAATCTGAAATCTCTTCTATTAGAGGCGAAATAACTGCTGCAGCTGTTAAAAAAGGTGCAACAGAAATTTTATCAAATAATAATTTAGATGCTTCTGATATTGGTTTATTAGAAGTTTCTGCAAGTGGTATAGCAGTAGAAGATCAGGCAGAGATCGAAGGTTTAACTTCGGTATATAAATCAGAAAATGGAAAATTGACCACCGCTTTAGGTTCTAGTAAATCTACAGTGGGACATACTTTCTCTGCATCTGGTATTGCTTCGATTATTCGATCAGCTTTAGCTTTATACCATAGATTTATTCCTGCAACTCCGCAATGGACAGGACCTAAATCTGAAGATAAATTTACAGGTACATCTTTCTTTGTTCCTAATGTATCTATGCCTTGGGTTGTAGAAGAAGGAAAAGAAGATTTACGTGCAGCAATTAGTGGTTTGGCAAGTGATGGTTCTTCTGCACATGTATTGATGTCGGAAGCTTCTCATCCAACGGTAGAAGAACGCAGCCCTTACTTAGCAAAAGGAGGAGAGCGTTTATTCCCTGTTTCTATTACTAGTCCTGGTGCAATAAATCATCAATTATTGGCTGTATTGACAGATGTTGAGACAGTTGGTTTTAATGAGACATCGGACAAGCTTTGTGAAACATTTGATCAAGCTGCTGATATTAAAGTAATTTTTGTAGCCAAATCTGAGGACGTTTTACTACGTGATGTAGAATTCTTCCAAAAGCACATGAAAGAGGCTTACAAGAATAATGTAGTATTACAAATGCCATCAGGTAGTTACTATAACCCATCGCCGTTAGGCAAAAATGGAAAAGTAGCCCTAATGTATCCTGGTTCTGGTAGTGCGTATCAAGGTTTTGGAGCTTCTTTATTACAGATGTTCCCAAGCCTATATGATAACATTAAGGAATCGGTTAACCATCCAAACAGAGCGTTCTTTACGGAGTATTTATACCCAAGAACTTTAAAAACACCATCTGCTGAAGAAGTGAAGTTACAAGAGCAAAATCTTGGTACTAACGCACTTCCTGTAATGGCAATTGGTTGTGCTTTCTCTGCTGCTTATACACACTTACTTCAAGATATTTTGAAGATGAAGCCAGATGCAATGGCAGGGTATAGCATGGGTGAAACTAGCGGAATGTGGTACGGACAACAATTCTGGGATGCTCATTTAGTAGATGAGAAATTCTTAGAGTCTAACATTTTTAGTGAGGTAGTTGGCGGTGATATGACTATTCTGAGTAAAGAATGGGGATTAGATGTTGCTACAGCTAAAGCACGTTGGAGAAGCCGTTTGATTACTACAAATGCTAAAAAGCTAGGATATAAAACATTAGAAGAATGGTATAGAGAAGAAGTTGAGGGTGAATACGAAAGAGTTTATCTAACATTCATCAATACGGATTCTGAAATTATTCTTTCTGGTGATAACGATATCCTTGAAGAAATTATGCAAAAGCATGGTTTAGCATCGGTAACGCTCACCATCAATAATGTTGTACACCATGAATTTATTCGTAGAGTATCGGATGAGTTTATTACAATGCACCATTTACCACTGCAAAAAGAAGTGCCTTTAACAGTGTATTCTGGTGTGACTATGGCACCAATGAAAATTGATGTTGATACAATTGCTGAAAATGCAAAAGAGGTGTGTTGCCAAGAGGTAAACCTTCCGAAGCTAATCAGAAAGATGAAAGAAGATGGTCATGATATCTTTTTAGAAGTGGGGGCTAACTCTACTTGTTCAAGATGGATTGGTGAGATCTTAAAAGAAGAAAAGCATACAACAATAGCTACAGACCGTAAGGGTTCTGACTCGTTGAAAAGCTTTACTGCAATGATTGCTCAATTACTAGGAGAGGGTGTAGCGCTTGATTTATCGGCTTACATTACAAAAACTTCTGAAAGAGGAATCAAAAGAAAGAAAATTTACAAGAGATTACATACTGGAGGAGCTCGTTTTGAAGAATTTGCCTTAACTGAACAGAACAAAGCGACTTTCCAAAATGCAACAAATAGAATTGGAGAAAGAACACCTGCATTTGCTGGTGAAGAAGCCTACGATATGTTTGCGGCAGTAGAAAAAGAACAAACAATAAATAAGATGGATAAGAATTCAACTTTAGATACTATTGAGAAGAAGGTTTCTCAGAAAATTGCTGAGAATGGCTTGGCACTTTATGATTTTGATGCACCAGACTACAGAGCGTCTAAGAAAGATGCAATCTGGAACGAGCAAGATCTACTTACATTTGCTACTGGTAAAATTGCTGACGTATTCGGACCTGAATACTCAATTATTGATACGTACCCATGTAGAGTAATGCTACCAATGCCTCCTTACTTATTAGTAAGTAGAGTAACAAAATTAGATGCTAAAACAAACGAGTATAAGCCATCTAGTTTAACTACTGAATACGATATCCCTTACAATTCTTGGTTTGCAACAGACGGACAAATTCCTTGGGCAGTAGCTGTAGAATCTGGACAATGTGACCTTTTATTGATTTCTTATTTAGGAATTGATTTCCAAAACAAAGGAGAGTACAAATACCGTCTATTAGATTGTACTTTAACTTTCTTGGATGATCTTCCTTTCGAAGGACAAACGTTACGTTATGACATTAGCATTGATAGCTATGTACGTAATGGTAACAACTTATTATTCTTCTTCCGTTACGATTGTTATGTAGAAGATAGAATGGTATTGAAAATGCGCGGTGGTTGTGCAGGTTTCTTTAACGAAGCTGATTTATCAGTTGGACAAGGAGTAGTATTCAAGCCTTCTGAAATTGAAGAAAGAAACAACCGTAAGCAACAATTCTTTGAGCCGTTATTACACTGTAACCAAACTACTTTTAACCAAGACGAATTACTTCGTTTAACACAAGGTGATTTAGAAGGTGTATTTGGTGCAGATTACAATAACTTAGGTAGAAACGGATCGTTACGTCTTCCTCCTAAAGATATCTTAATGTTAGATAGAATTACTGAATTAGACCTTAAAGGTGGTTCTTCAGGAATTGGTTTTATCGAAGCCGAAAAAGATTTGAAAGCAGACGATTGGTACTTCCCATGTCACTTTAGAGATGACGAAGTGCTTGCTGGTTCTTTACAAGCAGAAGGTGGTGGACAGTTATTGCGTTTCTTAATGTTATACATGGGTATGCAACGTTTAACAAAAGATGCTCGTTTCCAACCTGTATTAGATATCCCTCAAAAAGTAAGATGTCGTAAAGAAGTAAACGCAAAAGAAGGTAAGTTAATTTACCGTATGGATGTGAAAGAAGTAGGTTTAGTTCCTGAGCCTTACGTAGTAGCTGATTTAGAAATTATCTATGACGATTTATCTTCTGTATACTTCGAAAACTTAGGACTTCGTTTACAAGAAAAAGACAATCCTCAATACAAGAAGGATTTAGCCAATACAAATCACGGTGTGTACGTGAAGCCTGTGAATAAAGAGGTTTTACTAGACGAAGGTGACATCACTCAATTTGCATTAGGACCAGTTTCTAAATGTTTTGGTGATGAATACAAAGTATTTGACGGTCGTTCATTATCGCGTCAACCAAACACAGATTTACAAGTAATCTCAAGAGTATTGTCAATCAGTAATGAAAGACATGATTTCTCTAACAAACCAACAATTATCTCTGAGTACGATGTACCAGTAGATGCATGGTACTTTAAGCAAAATGCTTCTCCAGTAATGCCTTATTCAGTATTAATGGAAGTAGCTTTACAACCTTGTGGTTTCTTAGGTGCTTACTTAGGTTCTACATTGTCTGTTCCTGATAAAGATTTATTCTTCCGTAACCTAGATGGTGATGGTGAGATGTTAGTGGATGTTGATCTTCAAGGAAAAACAATCACAAACAAAGTAGTGATGACGTCGCATACTAACCTTGCAGGTACGGTATTACAACGTTATACTTTCGAATTGTCTGTAGATGGAACAGTATTCTACGTAGGTCAATCATCATTCGGTTTCTTTACTGTGGCCGACTTATCAAGTCAAGCAGGTTTGGACTCAGGAGAGAAGATGCCAACTTGGAAAGATTCGAACGAATACGATAAAAAGAATAGCATTTCATTTAACCTAGATTCATTATTTGGTAAAATGAAGTTGTACAAGTCAACAAACCCAGCTTCACCAAGATTACACTTGGCAGAAGATCAATTGAACTTGTTAGACAGTGCTACAATTATAAAAGAAGGTGGTAAGTACGGTAAAGGATATATCCATGCTACACGTGCTATCAATAACTACGATTGGTTCTTTACTTGTCACTTCTACCAAGATCCTGTTATGCCAGGTTCATTAGGTGTTGAGGCAATTCATCAAGCCGTTCAAGTTTATGCCTTACAACAAGGTTTAGGTAATGGTTTAGCTAACGTAGGGTTTAACCATCTTGCACCAAACAAAACAGTTTGGAAGTACAGAGGTCAAATTTTACAAGGTGACCCAACAATGAACTTGGAATGCCATATCAAAGAAGTGAAAAACGAAAATGGCAAAGTTGTCATTCTTGTAGACGCTAACCTTTGGAAAGGTGATTTAAGAATTTATGAATTAACTGATCTTTCTTTAGTAATTGGTTAA
- a CDS encoding PfaD family polyunsaturated fatty acid/polyketide biosynthesis protein, whose product MNTTIVNQNNGLKSQSLPSNTKWFGASSLLKYNAAEIKAQFEKLDKQLFVVRNAEGTIGVADGMGTSSPADLTSGEALANIPAYAPEAMGDPSFRAAYGLKYNYMGGAMANGISSEDLVIALGKAGMLCSFGAGGLIPARIEQAIDKIQAALPNGPYAFNLIHSPNEVALEREACELFLKRGVKVIEASAFMDLTPFVVKFRAAGLRKNADGSIHMENKIIAKVSRLEVAEKFMRPAPKSILDKLVAEGQITAEQATLALSVPMSDDITVEADSGGHTDNRPLVSLLPSVLLLRNRIQEELNYPEQVRVGAAGGISTPQSVLAAFAMGAAFVVTGSINQACLESGASDHSRKVLAQAGMTDIMMAPASDMFELGVKLQVLKKGTLFALRAQKLYDIYIKYDSIDELPAKDRMTLEKTIFQDTLENIWKMCIEFFQERDPEQITRSENNPKRKMALIFRWYLGLSSSWANRGVKGRELDYQIWCGPAMGAFNEWVKGTPLENWENRKAVDVAHALFNGAAYLYRLQYLEMQGVQIDGTYKAANVRF is encoded by the coding sequence ATGAACACAACAATCGTGAATCAAAATAACGGCTTAAAAAGTCAAAGCTTACCATCAAACACTAAATGGTTTGGTGCATCAAGCTTATTAAAATATAACGCTGCAGAAATTAAAGCACAGTTTGAGAAATTAGACAAGCAACTTTTTGTAGTACGCAATGCAGAAGGTACAATTGGTGTTGCTGATGGAATGGGAACATCATCTCCAGCAGATTTAACATCAGGCGAAGCCTTAGCAAATATTCCAGCCTACGCTCCAGAAGCAATGGGTGATCCTTCTTTTAGAGCAGCTTATGGTTTGAAATATAACTATATGGGTGGTGCAATGGCCAATGGTATTTCTTCGGAAGACTTGGTAATTGCTTTAGGTAAAGCAGGTATGTTATGTTCATTTGGCGCAGGTGGATTAATTCCTGCAAGAATTGAGCAGGCGATCGATAAGATTCAAGCGGCATTACCAAACGGACCTTATGCATTCAACTTAATTCACTCACCTAACGAGGTAGCTTTAGAGCGTGAAGCTTGTGAGTTGTTCTTAAAGCGTGGTGTGAAAGTGATTGAAGCATCAGCATTTATGGATTTAACACCTTTCGTTGTGAAGTTCAGAGCGGCAGGGTTACGCAAAAATGCGGATGGATCTATCCATATGGAAAACAAGATCATCGCTAAAGTATCTCGTTTAGAAGTAGCAGAGAAATTCATGCGTCCAGCACCAAAGTCAATTTTGGATAAATTGGTAGCAGAAGGTCAGATTACAGCAGAACAAGCAACATTAGCATTGTCTGTTCCTATGTCTGATGATATTACAGTAGAAGCTGATTCAGGTGGACATACAGACAATAGACCGTTGGTATCATTATTACCATCAGTGCTATTGTTAAGAAACAGAATCCAAGAAGAATTGAACTACCCAGAGCAAGTACGTGTAGGTGCTGCAGGTGGTATCTCAACGCCTCAATCTGTATTAGCGGCTTTCGCTATGGGTGCGGCGTTTGTAGTAACAGGTTCAATTAACCAAGCATGTTTAGAGTCGGGTGCATCAGATCACTCTCGTAAGGTGTTAGCACAAGCGGGAATGACAGACATTATGATGGCACCAGCATCTGATATGTTCGAACTAGGCGTGAAGTTACAAGTACTTAAAAAAGGAACGTTGTTCGCTTTAAGAGCACAAAAGTTATATGATATCTACATCAAATATGATAGCATAGATGAACTTCCTGCAAAGGACCGTATGACGTTAGAGAAAACAATTTTCCAAGATACGTTAGAGAACATCTGGAAAATGTGTATTGAGTTTTTCCAAGAGCGTGATCCAGAGCAAATCACAAGATCAGAAAACAATCCAAAGCGTAAGATGGCATTAATCTTCCGTTGGTACTTAGGTCTTTCTTCATCATGGGCAAACCGTGGTGTGAAAGGTAGAGAGTTGGATTACCAAATCTGGTGTGGTCCTGCAATGGGAGCATTCAATGAGTGGGTAAAAGGTACTCCTCTTGAAAACTGGGAAAACCGTAAAGCAGTAGACGTTGCTCACG